In Desulfovibrio litoralis DSM 11393, one DNA window encodes the following:
- a CDS encoding alpha-2-macroglobulin family protein, whose amino-acid sequence MSVSGLKNRVCGSYSSVSIYFLLILTILFQSSFAFAAKEEKENVAGYVFQKNVSSARNPNALTLSIYEMENKALAFSFNKPVIELTDPNAAFPFTTTKPPFTISPEINAQYTWLNRSTLSVSSSDFQEGKKYRITLPHELTNLDGKDFRFYGTAMAYSNDVTIGNYYSKPIGRTSLGDQYEFYYRPFYLSSATQVQLSHDGYFIFRLEFSAPIESSTLEQHAKVEVIPLEELSKVKEDSLQKNLDKKNKELYKKTTVPLKVVRTVKNTVFVKFKLPDFQSFQRNQIRFAFSPDFYSQDKKIFFDKQPLGILKISNMMESIDVYESKQYEAPWGRFLEVYIRDAVRMQDIEKFIDIKPKLPFTTESTNSGFKLFADFEKGIPYTITLKPGLASSRGLLTEPFQKVAVFSDSRKGLAFSGKGTHLSLDLPALIKVSSVGVDKIDLTASRLFENNIPVMVNLGYNKGYELYRFDQLAQVTSKGSAKLDRSKLEQVQNNLIDFKKLVNAKSGVYLLNATGVRDDDNYYGESSDKRFVVLSDLGLAAKQNGDSLIVWVNSLAKAQAVEGVEIKVYTSENQLISSGTTDKSGLLKVDLKGQSPSLFTAQKGEELSYLALNEDLLGTMKADFGGKTFISSGYSALTFLPRGIYKPGETIDFKVVLRDAKFLPPAKEFPVLWQIKNPADELLNSGSAMINSEGTFSVKQEIPFSGRVGTYSIRVFLPGEEKSLLSFESFIVEDFIPPRLNIALNYAKDKYVVENNIELDAKVKYVFGAVGKNLQYEAGIALSEKPYSHKDWRDYSFSSVHVDFNDIIEKNFASGELDEQGKTQIKYTYNNTAPLPQSLEFSTTFRAMEDGGRWLANRETVAVFPKPVLLGINLSNNDIYTGQDLGLNFVAIKPDASVAETELLKFEVFKIQRYSFLMENEDYTRTGSAYEYQSLSKADIKLTGGKGKTSFTPKSSGDYVVKVSDPKTGAAGSLRFYVYGYGRAETQSSATIERVKLSFDKASYKIGDTAKLTINSPFSGRLILTVGNSKEFYSSDMNMKENEITVDIPITQEFSPQAFCTAWVSRPIEEGKEWSAHRVFGVERINIDHSDKKLNIAFEVPERIEPAQSISVKLKITDSEGKPVEGEFSLALVDEAVLKLTNHPLTDLFAYFYGNYALASYLYDMYDWLMPLEAAVHPLLKVGGDMAAAAGDSDMPLYKRKQQVLSIFMPLLKTDKNGEASVPINIPEYSGKARLSIIALAGSKFGSRAEGIEIRRNVTVEPTVPLVLAPGDEFVIPVKAFVGKQEKEKDIKVEINVIVEGPIKLVSENIHKLKLQPGESETLFIKAKAVPQDEKAEAVGIAKVHVLTKINEKTDFKSSIETVVRPPYPFITKVDMGIFSKDSTLDFQSVKFLKGTENRALSVAPTPAVNLLKLVRFLDDYPYGCLEQTVSRSWSFLFLPDMLATLNPDIDLKEQGKTGLKKALFDLLAMRLSSGSFSYWPGYYNYVNDWGSVYAAHFLTEVSQSSTMPIPGDMLQNSLAWLREYLSMSPNAESSSYALSTKAYACYVLALNGDYQLGWMQYLSDNQDNMYESGRIFLAGAYSAYKGNATPLRELNLKKVQKVNANSYQRTLEGSLRNRALQLLMWSQFEPNSKEASALAVDIVKEIQNASYFTTQEAGVSLMALAKYLKYTKAGEPYTVTITDLNDQLVLKATEKAIATVGNALLSQSDSLNVAFEGKGSAYYSLNRSGVPLEAPTPMAKGMALQRYFVLADGTEINIEDAIAKKQVIKLAQGSRVLVRISLTNTNEDLLKDVVIADLLAGGFELEGTALLSDAPSNTANNSEESDEEDYDPSSRSSFNAPPVRFEKREDRVVIVDPVVSDSATYTYAMRAVHKGTFVLPPSSASCMYSPEYQAILSSGSVIIE is encoded by the coding sequence ATGTCTGTGTCAGGCTTGAAAAACAGGGTGTGTGGCTCTTACTCTAGCGTAAGTATTTATTTTTTATTAATTTTAACTATATTGTTCCAATCGTCTTTTGCTTTTGCGGCGAAAGAAGAAAAGGAAAACGTCGCCGGTTATGTTTTTCAAAAAAATGTATCGTCGGCAAGAAACCCAAATGCGTTGACCTTGTCGATTTATGAAATGGAAAATAAAGCTTTGGCTTTTTCGTTTAATAAACCGGTTATAGAATTAACAGACCCCAACGCAGCATTCCCCTTTACCACCACAAAACCACCTTTTACTATCAGTCCTGAGATCAACGCTCAATATACTTGGCTTAATAGAAGCACGCTTTCGGTTTCTTCAAGCGATTTTCAAGAGGGTAAAAAATATCGTATTACTTTACCTCATGAATTAACAAACTTAGATGGAAAAGACTTTAGATTTTATGGAACCGCTATGGCTTATAGCAATGATGTAACTATAGGAAACTATTATTCAAAGCCTATCGGGCGTACAAGTTTAGGTGATCAATATGAATTTTATTATCGCCCGTTTTATTTGTCATCAGCAACACAAGTACAACTTAGTCATGATGGTTATTTCATTTTTCGCTTGGAATTTTCTGCACCAATAGAGAGTTCGACGTTAGAACAACACGCTAAAGTTGAAGTAATTCCTTTGGAAGAACTTAGCAAAGTTAAAGAAGACAGCCTTCAGAAAAATTTAGATAAAAAAAATAAAGAACTATATAAAAAGACCACAGTACCTTTAAAGGTAGTCAGAACGGTTAAAAACACTGTTTTTGTCAAGTTTAAATTGCCGGATTTTCAAAGTTTTCAACGCAATCAAATTAGATTTGCCTTTAGCCCCGATTTTTATTCTCAAGATAAAAAAATCTTTTTTGACAAGCAACCTCTCGGTATATTGAAAATCAGCAATATGATGGAGAGTATAGATGTATATGAATCAAAACAGTATGAGGCTCCTTGGGGCAGGTTCCTTGAGGTTTATATTCGCGACGCTGTACGTATGCAGGATATTGAGAAGTTTATTGATATAAAACCTAAACTGCCTTTTACCACCGAATCTACAAACAGTGGCTTTAAACTTTTTGCGGACTTTGAAAAAGGAATACCCTATACTATTACGCTTAAGCCGGGTTTGGCTTCGAGTCGAGGGCTTTTAACAGAGCCGTTTCAAAAGGTGGCTGTTTTTTCAGACTCACGCAAAGGCCTTGCTTTTAGCGGAAAAGGTACTCACTTATCTTTAGACCTTCCGGCTTTGATAAAAGTATCTAGCGTGGGTGTAGATAAAATTGATTTAACCGCTTCGCGTCTTTTTGAAAATAATATTCCGGTAATGGTAAATCTGGGCTATAATAAAGGATATGAGCTATACCGTTTTGATCAGCTTGCCCAAGTTACGTCTAAGGGCAGTGCAAAACTTGACCGCTCAAAATTGGAACAAGTACAAAATAACTTAATAGACTTTAAAAAACTGGTTAATGCCAAATCAGGCGTATACCTGCTTAATGCAACAGGTGTAAGAGATGACGATAATTATTATGGAGAATCTTCCGACAAACGCTTTGTTGTTTTAAGTGATTTGGGTTTAGCCGCCAAACAAAATGGTGATTCTTTAATTGTTTGGGTTAATTCTTTGGCAAAAGCTCAAGCGGTTGAAGGGGTTGAGATTAAAGTTTATACGAGCGAAAACCAGCTTATTTCCTCAGGAACAACCGATAAAAGCGGTTTATTAAAGGTTGACCTTAAAGGACAGTCCCCCTCTCTTTTTACAGCCCAAAAGGGAGAAGAATTAAGTTACTTAGCGTTAAATGAAGACTTGCTCGGAACAATGAAGGCCGACTTTGGCGGAAAAACCTTTATTAGTTCCGGTTACAGTGCTTTAACTTTCCTTCCAAGAGGCATATATAAGCCCGGTGAAACTATTGATTTTAAAGTAGTTCTGCGTGATGCCAAGTTTTTGCCGCCTGCAAAAGAGTTCCCTGTTTTATGGCAAATCAAAAACCCTGCTGATGAACTGTTAAATTCAGGAAGTGCTATGATTAACAGCGAGGGAACTTTTTCGGTTAAGCAAGAGATTCCTTTTAGCGGACGTGTTGGAACATATTCAATAAGAGTATTTTTACCCGGTGAAGAAAAAAGTCTTTTAAGTTTTGAGTCTTTTATTGTCGAAGATTTTATTCCACCACGTTTAAATATTGCCCTTAATTATGCTAAAGACAAATATGTTGTTGAAAACAATATTGAACTTGATGCAAAGGTTAAATATGTCTTTGGAGCTGTCGGTAAAAACTTACAATATGAAGCCGGTATAGCTTTATCTGAAAAACCTTATTCACATAAAGATTGGCGTGATTATTCGTTTTCAAGCGTACACGTTGATTTTAATGATATTATTGAAAAAAACTTTGCTTCGGGTGAATTAGACGAACAAGGTAAAACACAAATAAAATATACTTATAACAATACAGCACCCCTGCCACAATCTTTAGAGTTTAGTACAACTTTTAGGGCGATGGAAGACGGTGGGCGTTGGCTTGCCAATCGTGAAACCGTAGCGGTTTTCCCGAAACCTGTCTTACTGGGTATTAATTTAAGCAATAATGATATATACACGGGGCAAGATTTAGGACTGAACTTTGTTGCGATTAAACCTGATGCTTCCGTTGCCGAGACTGAACTTTTAAAATTTGAAGTGTTTAAAATTCAGCGATATTCGTTTTTGATGGAAAATGAAGATTATACTCGTACCGGTTCTGCTTATGAGTATCAGAGTCTTTCAAAGGCTGATATTAAATTAACCGGCGGAAAGGGTAAAACTTCGTTTACGCCTAAGAGTTCCGGTGATTATGTTGTTAAGGTTAGCGACCCTAAAACAGGGGCGGCGGGGTCTTTGCGTTTTTATGTTTACGGTTATGGTCGGGCTGAGACTCAAAGCTCGGCTACTATTGAAAGAGTTAAGTTGAGTTTTGATAAAGCAAGTTATAAAATTGGTGATACGGCGAAACTTACGATTAACTCACCGTTTAGCGGGCGTTTAATTTTGACTGTTGGTAACTCAAAAGAGTTTTATTCTTCTGATATGAATATGAAAGAGAATGAAATCACTGTTGATATACCAATTACCCAAGAGTTTTCGCCACAAGCGTTTTGTACGGCTTGGGTAAGTCGCCCTATAGAAGAAGGTAAAGAATGGTCGGCTCATAGAGTCTTTGGTGTAGAAAGAATCAATATTGACCATAGTGATAAAAAATTGAATATTGCCTTTGAAGTGCCTGAGCGTATTGAACCGGCACAGTCTATCAGCGTTAAACTTAAAATAACAGATTCTGAGGGTAAACCCGTTGAAGGCGAATTTAGCCTTGCTTTGGTTGATGAAGCGGTTTTAAAACTTACTAATCACCCATTAACAGACTTGTTTGCATATTTTTACGGCAATTATGCTCTGGCTTCATATTTATATGATATGTATGATTGGCTTATGCCGTTAGAGGCAGCCGTTCACCCGCTCTTAAAAGTTGGTGGAGATATGGCGGCAGCAGCCGGCGATAGCGATATGCCTCTTTATAAACGTAAGCAACAAGTGCTTTCAATCTTTATGCCTTTATTGAAAACCGATAAAAACGGCGAAGCTTCTGTTCCTATCAATATTCCCGAATATAGCGGAAAAGCTCGTCTTAGCATTATTGCCTTAGCGGGTAGTAAGTTTGGTTCTCGTGCCGAAGGAATAGAAATAAGACGTAACGTAACCGTTGAACCTACCGTGCCTTTGGTTTTGGCACCTGGCGATGAGTTTGTTATTCCCGTTAAGGCTTTTGTTGGAAAACAAGAAAAAGAAAAAGATATTAAGGTTGAAATTAACGTAATTGTCGAGGGACCGATTAAACTTGTTTCGGAAAATATCCACAAGCTTAAATTACAACCCGGCGAAAGCGAAACCTTATTTATTAAAGCCAAGGCTGTTCCTCAAGATGAAAAAGCCGAAGCCGTTGGCATCGCCAAGGTTCATGTTTTAACAAAAATTAACGAAAAAACAGATTTTAAATCAAGTATTGAAACAGTGGTGCGTCCGCCTTATCCTTTTATTACAAAAGTAGATATGGGAATTTTTTCAAAAGATAGCACATTGGATTTTCAATCTGTTAAGTTTTTAAAAGGAACAGAAAACAGGGCGTTAAGCGTTGCTCCGACTCCTGCGGTTAATCTTTTAAAATTGGTAAGATTTTTAGATGATTATCCTTACGGTTGTTTGGAACAAACTGTTTCAAGGTCTTGGAGCTTCTTGTTCTTGCCTGATATGTTGGCTACGCTAAACCCTGATATTGACCTTAAAGAGCAAGGGAAAACAGGGCTTAAAAAAGCGTTGTTTGATTTATTGGCAATGCGTTTAAGTTCCGGTTCTTTTAGTTATTGGCCGGGTTATTATAATTATGTGAATGACTGGGGCAGTGTATATGCCGCCCACTTCCTTACTGAAGTGAGCCAGTCTTCGACGATGCCGATTCCCGGAGATATGCTTCAAAACTCTTTAGCCTGGTTGCGTGAATATTTAAGTATGTCTCCTAATGCGGAAAGCAGCTCTTATGCCTTAAGCACAAAGGCTTATGCCTGTTATGTTTTAGCGTTAAACGGAGATTATCAACTTGGTTGGATGCAATATTTAAGTGATAATCAAGATAATATGTATGAATCAGGCCGTATCTTTTTAGCGGGTGCATACAGTGCATATAAAGGAAACGCTACTCCTTTAAGAGAGTTAAACCTTAAAAAGGTACAAAAGGTAAATGCAAACAGCTATCAACGCACTTTGGAAGGTTCGCTTAGAAACAGAGCCTTACAGCTTTTGATGTGGAGTCAGTTTGAACCTAATTCAAAAGAAGCTTCGGCTTTGGCTGTTGATATTGTTAAAGAAATTCAAAATGCCTCTTATTTTACGACTCAAGAAGCCGGAGTAAGTTTAATGGCTTTAGCTAAATATTTAAAATATACTAAAGCCGGTGAGCCTTATACCGTAACAATCACAGATTTGAATGATCAGCTTGTTTTAAAAGCTACCGAAAAAGCAATAGCAACGGTCGGAAACGCTTTGTTAAGCCAATCTGATAGCTTAAATGTTGCTTTTGAGGGTAAAGGTAGCGCCTATTACAGCCTAAACCGTAGCGGAGTACCTCTCGAAGCACCGACTCCGATGGCGAAAGGTATGGCTTTACAACGTTATTTTGTTTTAGCTGATGGAACAGAAATTAATATTGAAGACGCCATTGCAAAAAAACAAGTTATAAAATTAGCTCAGGGCTCTCGTGTTTTAGTAAGAATTTCATTGACCAACACCAATGAAGATTTATTGAAAGATGTTGTTATCGCTGATTTATTGGCAGGTGGTTTTGAACTTGAGGGAACAGCCTTATTAAGCGACGCCCCGTCAAATACTGCGAATAATTCCGAAGAAAGTGATGAAGAAGATTATGATCCTTCCTCTCGTTCTTCTTTCAATGCACCGCCGGTTCGTTTTGAAAAGCGTGAAGACCGAGTTGTTATCGTAGACCCTGTGGTTTCTGATTCTGCGACCTATACTTATGCGATGCGTGCCGTACACAAAGGAACCTTTGTCTTGCCTCCGTCGTCTGCGTCTTGTATGTATTCACCGGAGTATCAGGCAATACTTTCATCAGGTTCAGTGATTATTGAATAG
- a CDS encoding CgeB family protein gives MQNQLKNHLKILVVLPFYGGSLPIGRYCVAAFQNLGHTVEVFESPDFNASYNGINKIQLGLAEKQYFEQQYVNLVSRMVYAKVEASKPDLVFALAQAPMSISILKRLRQDKIATAMWFVEDFRLFTYWRAFAPYYDFFAVIQKEPFLSELEKIGVENALYLPLAALPSVHAKLKLNTEEQNEYGSDLSFLGAGYPNRRVAFKRLLPFNFKIWGTEWGDDVFLKPLIQKNGARISSEEAVKIYNATKINLNLHSSVQTQQLVSGGDFVNPRTFELAACSAFQLVDKRSLMSELFAEDELATFNNMDELVEKIKYFLDNPVERNAYIERSLKRVLADHTYEQRLNSFIDFVLERNQTLKAKMEQTPVSILDQLAELGGDKLSKELQAEVLDICEKLALPLDVSFEDLILKIRAQAGKLNSVESALLFLDEWKKQYQSR, from the coding sequence ATGCAAAATCAGTTAAAAAATCACCTGAAAATTTTGGTTGTCTTGCCTTTTTACGGGGGGTCTTTACCTATCGGGCGTTATTGTGTAGCGGCATTTCAAAACCTTGGTCATACTGTTGAAGTATTCGAAAGCCCCGATTTTAATGCAAGTTATAACGGAATTAATAAAATTCAACTGGGTTTGGCAGAAAAGCAATATTTTGAACAACAATATGTCAACTTGGTTTCACGCATGGTTTATGCAAAAGTCGAAGCTTCAAAGCCTGATTTGGTTTTCGCTTTGGCACAAGCCCCGATGAGTATTTCGATTTTAAAGCGTCTACGCCAAGATAAGATTGCGACTGCTATGTGGTTCGTTGAAGATTTTAGGCTGTTTACTTATTGGCGAGCTTTTGCTCCTTATTATGATTTTTTTGCTGTTATCCAAAAAGAACCGTTTTTGAGTGAATTAGAAAAGATTGGGGTGGAAAACGCTTTATATCTGCCTTTGGCGGCCCTGCCTTCCGTGCATGCAAAACTTAAATTGAATACGGAAGAACAAAACGAATATGGGTCAGACTTATCGTTTTTGGGTGCGGGTTATCCGAATAGGCGAGTAGCGTTTAAACGTTTGTTGCCGTTTAATTTTAAAATTTGGGGAACGGAATGGGGCGATGATGTTTTCCTTAAGCCTTTAATACAAAAAAACGGGGCAAGGATAAGCTCGGAAGAAGCCGTTAAAATATATAATGCCACAAAAATAAATTTAAACCTACATTCCAGCGTGCAAACTCAACAATTAGTTTCCGGCGGTGATTTTGTAAACCCGCGTACTTTTGAATTGGCGGCTTGTTCGGCATTTCAACTGGTGGATAAGCGCAGTTTGATGTCTGAGCTGTTTGCCGAAGACGAACTTGCAACTTTTAACAATATGGACGAACTTGTTGAAAAGATTAAATATTTCCTTGATAACCCGGTAGAGAGAAACGCGTATATCGAACGCAGTTTAAAAAGAGTTTTGGCTGATCATACTTATGAACAAAGATTAAACAGTTTTATAGACTTTGTGCTTGAACGTAATCAAACGTTAAAAGCCAAAATGGAACAAACACCTGTTTCGATTTTAGATCAGTTGGCGGAACTTGGCGGCGACAAGCTCTCTAAAGAGTTACAGGCTGAAGTTTTGGATATTTGTGAAAAGCTTGCCTTGCCTTTAGATGTTTCGTTTGAAGATTTGATTTTAAAAATACGTGCTCAAGCGGGAAAATTGAACTCTGTTGAGAGTGCTTTATTATTTTTGGACGAGTGGAAAAAGCAATATCAAAGCCGTTAG
- a CDS encoding glycosyltransferase family 9 protein, with amino-acid sequence MNNTLNAFVPKKYLVIQLARLGDLIQTKRLLYSLYYEPVPNFANGNLAKNITHTSEIHLCVDASLESFAKKLFPFAQVYGIIAHNHMTDKTDKNLISSNASKILTLNREIFQTLSNISFDQVYNLNFSGLNYSLAALFDSRIVRGYYREQGSQALSLWTKFIWRWTSQRRSSPLNLADFWALLADFPYPAELVSPIAGRFRSIKKTESEGLSQFIQTQSSFSKENKIGIVLAGRESRRSLPPACLAKVIKAIFEGQGGPKLVLLGSKSEQILAHQLMREFSPSMLEKTENLAGKTGLLDLFELVESCNQILTPDTGLMHLAAHLGVAIQAFFLSSAWSWETGPYGQGHMIWQATPACSPCVESQPCSCKTQLCLEPFSSKAFLSHLSGRYVPELPDDFCGLVSSFDSLGVCYDAVDGQSPMQEERMILRSLLGEQKGLFFADWLGDTSKSSELAEYLFKELDWITENK; translated from the coding sequence TTGAATAACACTTTAAACGCTTTTGTTCCTAAAAAATATTTGGTGATCCAGTTGGCTCGCTTGGGTGATTTAATACAAACCAAACGCTTGTTATATTCTTTGTATTATGAACCTGTTCCAAATTTTGCAAACGGCAATCTAGCAAAGAATATTACCCATACATCAGAGATACATCTTTGTGTTGATGCCTCTTTGGAAAGTTTTGCCAAAAAACTTTTTCCCTTTGCCCAAGTTTATGGGATTATCGCACATAATCATATGACCGATAAGACTGACAAGAATCTTATCAGTTCTAACGCTTCAAAAATTTTAACTTTAAATCGTGAAATATTTCAGACTCTGAGCAATATTTCTTTTGATCAGGTTTATAACTTAAACTTTTCAGGTTTAAACTATAGTTTAGCCGCCTTGTTTGATTCTCGAATTGTTAGAGGTTATTATAGAGAACAGGGGAGTCAGGCCCTTAGTTTATGGACAAAATTTATTTGGCGTTGGACAAGTCAACGGCGTAGCTCTCCTTTAAACCTTGCGGATTTTTGGGCTTTGTTGGCTGATTTCCCTTACCCTGCTGAGTTAGTTAGCCCGATTGCCGGTCGTTTTCGCTCGATAAAAAAGACAGAGAGTGAGGGGCTTAGTCAATTTATTCAAACTCAAAGCTCTTTTAGCAAAGAGAATAAGATCGGCATTGTTTTGGCGGGGCGAGAGTCGCGTCGTTCACTGCCTCCGGCTTGTTTGGCAAAAGTGATTAAGGCAATCTTTGAAGGGCAAGGCGGACCAAAGCTTGTCTTGCTCGGCAGTAAGTCAGAACAGATTTTGGCACATCAATTGATGCGAGAATTTAGCCCGAGTATGCTTGAGAAAACAGAAAATTTGGCCGGAAAAACAGGTTTGCTTGATCTTTTTGAACTTGTTGAGAGCTGTAATCAGATTTTAACGCCTGATACAGGTTTAATGCACCTTGCCGCACACTTGGGCGTTGCTATCCAAGCGTTCTTTTTATCTTCGGCTTGGTCTTGGGAAACAGGTCCATATGGACAAGGGCATATGATTTGGCAGGCAACCCCCGCCTGTAGCCCTTGTGTTGAGTCTCAGCCTTGTTCTTGTAAAACTCAACTTTGCCTTGAACCTTTTTCTTCTAAGGCGTTTTTATCTCATCTTTCAGGGCGTTATGTTCCTGAGTTACCAGATGATTTTTGTGGATTGGTCAGTAGTTTTGACAGCCTTGGAGTGTGTTACGATGCGGTCGACGGTCAAAGCCCGATGCAGGAAGAGCGTATGATTTTACGTTCTTTGCTTGGAGAACAAAAAGGTTTGTTTTTTGCCGATTGGCTTGGTGATACGTCAAAAAGTTCGGAATTGGCGGAATATTTGTTTAAAGAGCTTGATTGGATTACGGAAAATAAATAA
- a CDS encoding divergent polysaccharide deacetylase family protein, which translates to MKEKNTQKTPKKTKSSPQKAGEKKPAPKSRRTKKQKKSSFNQFINNLFISIILLGLIALIFIGVQKYFFATTTVIQEQKNQAVIQKSLNELAKQAPKSQGNQTQDNLNENDKIETWLKRIDSALSASIKSSNITQSEIKQLTPTKIKIFNLNYLCQNIELNLNIESADFIMSLKNNLQLFADDASLKQVNENHWQISVYNIVTHNLYIKRNYSFNEFEEGEETPETITLTLDELMASLNKGKSGRLAIVIDDLGNSVNDMQALTDLNYPVSVAIWPHGMQKNESAKLAKQKGLDILVHVPMEPVRLSEFKPGPNALYSGMSLEKIHAITETQLNSVPYAIGLNNHMGSRFTQWKEGVRTVVNVAKNKNFFVLDSVTHQNSDLFKEAKNQGVKAYQRQVFLDNQESVNYVLKQLALAEKVALHQGEAIAIGHPHASTLEALKIWQSQKNPDIEYILVHEIKE; encoded by the coding sequence ATGAAAGAAAAAAATACCCAAAAAACTCCAAAAAAAACAAAAAGTTCCCCTCAAAAAGCCGGTGAAAAAAAACCAGCTCCAAAATCACGCCGCACAAAAAAACAAAAAAAAAGTAGTTTCAACCAATTTATCAATAACTTATTTATTAGTATCATTTTGCTTGGTTTAATCGCCCTTATTTTTATTGGCGTACAAAAATACTTTTTTGCTACAACTACTGTAATTCAAGAACAAAAGAACCAAGCCGTAATTCAAAAAAGTTTAAATGAATTGGCGAAGCAAGCTCCCAAAAGCCAAGGAAATCAAACGCAAGATAATCTCAATGAAAACGACAAGATAGAAACTTGGCTTAAGCGTATAGATTCGGCGTTAAGTGCAAGCATAAAAAGTTCAAATATTACTCAAAGTGAAATAAAACAACTTACTCCGACAAAAATAAAAATTTTTAATCTCAATTACTTATGTCAAAACATAGAATTAAATCTCAATATTGAATCAGCTGATTTCATTATGAGTTTAAAGAACAATCTGCAACTTTTTGCTGACGACGCCAGTTTAAAACAAGTTAACGAAAATCATTGGCAAATCAGCGTTTATAATATTGTTACTCATAATCTTTATATTAAACGCAACTACAGCTTTAACGAGTTTGAAGAAGGCGAAGAAACGCCCGAAACGATTACGCTCACGCTTGATGAGTTAATGGCAAGTTTAAACAAAGGAAAAAGCGGTCGCCTCGCCATAGTTATTGACGACCTTGGAAACAGCGTTAACGATATGCAGGCTCTTACAGACCTAAATTACCCCGTAAGCGTAGCAATTTGGCCACACGGTATGCAAAAAAACGAAAGTGCCAAGCTTGCTAAACAAAAGGGTTTGGACATCTTGGTTCATGTGCCGATGGAACCCGTTCGTCTTTCAGAGTTTAAACCCGGACCAAACGCTCTTTATAGCGGAATGAGTCTTGAAAAAATTCACGCCATCACCGAAACACAGCTTAATTCCGTTCCCTATGCGATCGGTTTAAACAATCATATGGGTTCTCGTTTTACTCAATGGAAAGAAGGAGTTAGAACAGTTGTCAACGTTGCAAAAAACAAAAACTTTTTTGTTTTGGACAGCGTAACCCACCAAAATTCAGATTTATTTAAAGAAGCGAAAAATCAAGGGGTTAAAGCCTATCAACGCCAAGTTTTTCTCGACAACCAAGAAAGCGTAAATTACGTTTTAAAACAATTGGCTTTGGCGGAAAAAGTAGCTCTTCACCAAGGTGAAGCAATCGCTATAGGCCACCCACACGCCTCTACCTTAGAAGCTTTAAAAATCTGGCAATCGCAAAAAAACCCTGATATAGAATACATCTTGGTACATGAGATAAAGGAATAA
- a CDS encoding tetratricopeptide repeat protein, with the protein MFLCIVLVLFFLQLGVKVDFCQAIEFDKNTNSTTQHQNDALKFYEKSISLYKLAASEITLAENETDRKKIQPLLEEAIKNAEKAIELNSKDSEAFYHLGRCLLELSKLETGENKKQLLYEAQKKCEQAIKLDENNADAFYTWSDCLMELADGEKDPLEKKVLLEKARAKHQEATRLTAIRLGFGKN; encoded by the coding sequence ATGTTTTTATGTATTGTATTAGTACTATTTTTCTTACAACTTGGAGTAAAAGTTGATTTTTGTCAGGCTATTGAATTTGACAAGAACACAAACTCAACAACGCAACACCAAAATGATGCTCTTAAATTTTATGAAAAAAGCATTTCTTTGTACAAGTTAGCAGCAAGTGAAATAACATTAGCAGAAAATGAGACAGACCGCAAAAAAATTCAACCGTTGTTAGAAGAAGCAATAAAAAACGCTGAAAAAGCAATAGAACTTAATTCTAAAGACTCAGAGGCGTTTTATCATCTGGGTCGTTGTTTGCTTGAACTATCAAAGCTAGAAACAGGCGAAAATAAAAAGCAGTTATTATACGAAGCTCAAAAAAAGTGTGAGCAAGCAATAAAACTTGATGAAAATAATGCTGATGCGTTTTATACTTGGAGTGATTGTTTGATGGAATTAGCAGACGGTGAAAAAGACCCTCTCGAAAAGAAAGTATTATTAGAAAAAGCAAGGGCAAAACATCAAGAAGCCACAAGACTCACTGCAATAAGACTGGGATTTGGAAAAAATTAA
- a CDS encoding DUF2262 domain-containing protein, protein MKIVYKIHKITNEISFIVNDALWDNGTYVFYGYKFEEDAKIELWGKMADFSLEICPHNCGITDILSVEEVPQLDHFISELNEQIKVLENIKFNKISERLACEFIECVNDYRENDEGRHDLSEKEFANKMYLCSINGNIYEKETGLECYFDLYIKDDDDSFDGHVMYVKIENGEIANIELMG, encoded by the coding sequence TTGAAAATTGTATATAAAATTCACAAGATTACAAATGAGATTTCTTTTATTGTAAACGACGCATTATGGGATAACGGAACTTATGTATTTTATGGTTATAAGTTTGAAGAAGATGCAAAAATTGAACTATGGGGGAAAATGGCGGATTTTTCACTCGAAATATGCCCCCACAATTGCGGGATAACGGATATTTTGAGTGTGGAGGAAGTACCGCAATTGGATCACTTTATATCAGAATTGAACGAACAAATAAAAGTTCTTGAAAACATTAAATTTAACAAAATTTCTGAAAGGTTAGCGTGTGAATTTATCGAGTGTGTAAACGATTATCGTGAAAATGATGAAGGCAGACATGATTTATCAGAAAAAGAATTTGCTAACAAAATGTATCTTTGCTCTATAAACGGAAATATTTACGAAAAAGAAACTGGTCTTGAATGTTATTTTGACCTATACATAAAAGATGATGATGATTCATTTGATGGACATGTTATGTATGTAAAGATTGAAAACGGTGAAATTGCTAACATAGAATTAATGGGCTGA